The Candidatus Hydrogenedentota bacterium DNA window TAGGTCTACCGCATCCCTACTCCTGAAACACCTTCGTTTTCCCACTAAGATAATACACCTTGGCCGCCTTATAATTCGCCCTGTGCCGCGGAATAACCCCTTTCAAGCCCCCTCGGTGCTGTGCTGTCGCGTGGTCCCGGCCGCGCGACTCCGTTACGTCGCTGTCCCCCGGAATGCTTGCCGCCCCGTTTCATGTTATGTTAACCAATAGCCAAAGCAGGCAATCATCAGCACCCGGGAGAAAATTGTATGAAGGAACTGAGAAGCCAGCAGGACTGGCAGGCGTGCCTGGATGTTTCCGCTGAGAAACCCGTCTTTGTGTTCAAGCACAGCACGTCGTGTCCGATTTCCGGCGCGGCGCACAGCCGCGTCACGGAGTATGAGAAGCAAACCGCCGGGCAGGGGGCGGATGTTTACATGGTCAAGGTCATCGAGAGCCGGCCGGTTTCGAACCGGATCGCGGAAGACCTCGGCGTACAGCATCAGTCGCCCCAGGTGATTCTCGTCAAAGACCGGGCCGCGGTGTGGTCGGCGTCGCATCATGGGGTGCGCGGCGAGCGGATGCAGGAAGCGTTTGAATCCGCTGCGCCGTGACTACAGGCCTATGCGGGGGGCGAATCGGCATCCGGAGGCATGCCCGACGCGCCGCATGCTCGACGTGCGCTAACCAGTGTTCATCCGCCCCGTGCCAGCCCCGGACGGAAGGGGCGGCCGGAATCGTGCGGTTTCGGGAGGACTACTGCGTGCCGCCAATGGTGAGTTCGCTGATCCGGAGGGTCGGCTGGGCGTCGCTGACCGGTGCGCCCTGACCGTCTTTGCCGCAGGTTCCGATGGCGAACCCGAGGTCGTTTCCGACAGCCTCGATGTTCATCAGGGTATCCGGGCCGTTTCCGATGAGCGTCGCCCCGCGGACGGGCGTTTCGGCCTTTCCGTTGCGGATGAGATAACCTTCGCTGACCTCGAACACGTAATCTCCGTTGAGGGGGTTGACCTGTCCGCCCCCCATCTTCTTGACGAAGAGGCCCTTTTCGGTTTGGGAAAGGATCGCGGCGGGCTCGGCATCGCCAGAGACGATCATCGTATTGGTCATGCGCGGAATGGGTTTGTGCTGGTAGGATTGGCGCCGCCCGTTGCCCGTCGGCGTCATCCCCATCTTCGCGGCGGTCTTACGGTCATTGATGAAGCGGACGAGCGTGCCTTTGTCGATCAACACGGTGCGGCCCGTAGGAGTGCCTTCGTCGTCGACGCAGGCGGACCCGCGTTTGCCGGGAAGCGTGCCGTCGTCCACGACGCTCACCCCCGGCGCCGCAATCTGTTCGTTGAGCCGCCCGCAGTACTTCGAGACGCCTTTGTCGATGTGGTCGGCTTCGAGGCCGTGTCCGACGGCCTCGTGGACCATGGTGCCGCCGGCCTCACTGCTGAGGACCACGGGCATGCGGCCCGTGGGCGCAGGCTCCGCCTCGAGCATGAGACAGGCCCGTTTGGCCGCGCCCAGGGCAATGGTTTCGGGGGCCACTTCGTCAAACAGTTCGAACCCGAGCGTGCCGCCCGCGGACTCGTATCCGGTCTGCACCACGCCGCCGTCGCGAGCCACGACCCGAACCCAGAAGAGCAGTTGAGGGCGGGTCTCTTCGACGAAACAGCCGTCGGAATTCACAATGACAACGCGGCGCAGGGAATCGCCGTACGTTACGGCCACCTGAACGATGCGGGAGTCGTAGCCGCGGGCCGCCGCGTTCGCCTCGCGTATCAGTTCAAGTTTTCGAGGCGTGGGAATCTCCGACGGCGGCCGTTTGGGGATCGTGCCAAGCCGTCTGGGCTCGAACGCGAAATCATAGACCGCCTTGGCGTCGTGCGCGCCGCCGGCGATCTCGCCCGCAAGCGCGAGCAGGCTTTGCTCGGAAAGATCGTTGGTATGCCCGTAAAGCGTCCGGTCGCCGTTGAGATGGCGGATGCCCGCGCCGGCGTCGGCGCCCGTGATCACCTTCTCGACCTTGTCATTCTCGAAAGAGATGGATGTGCGAACGGTCTCTTCCAGAAAGATTTCGGCCAATTGCCCGCCGTTTCGCAGGGTTGCCTCGAGGATCGCCTCGGCAT harbors:
- the ytxJ gene encoding bacillithiol system redox-active protein YtxJ; protein product: MKELRSQQDWQACLDVSAEKPVFVFKHSTSCPISGAAHSRVTEYEKQTAGQGADVYMVKVIESRPVSNRIAEDLGVQHQSPQVILVKDRAAVWSASHHGVRGERMQEAFESAAP
- a CDS encoding TldD/PmbA family protein, with product MIDLEKHAEAILEATLRNGGQLAEIFLEETVRTSISFENDKVEKVITGADAGAGIRHLNGDRTLYGHTNDLSEQSLLALAGEIAGGAHDAKAVYDFAFEPRRLGTIPKRPPSEIPTPRKLELIREANAAARGYDSRIVQVAVTYGDSLRRVVIVNSDGCFVEETRPQLLFWVRVVARDGGVVQTGYESAGGTLGFELFDEVAPETIALGAAKRACLMLEAEPAPTGRMPVVLSSEAGGTMVHEAVGHGLEADHIDKGVSKYCGRLNEQIAAPGVSVVDDGTLPGKRGSACVDDEGTPTGRTVLIDKGTLVRFINDRKTAAKMGMTPTGNGRRQSYQHKPIPRMTNTMIVSGDAEPAAILSQTEKGLFVKKMGGGQVNPLNGDYVFEVSEGYLIRNGKAETPVRGATLIGNGPDTLMNIEAVGNDLGFAIGTCGKDGQGAPVSDAQPTLRISELTIGGTQ